The sequence GTCTTTCTACAGTAAGACCTCTTGCTATCCCGAGACCTTTCGAATGGTCTGTTATTGCAATGTATTTGTATCCTCGCTTTTTTGCTTCTTCAATTAACTCATCAAAATCATGGCTACCATCACTCCTTTTTGTATGAACATGGAGATCACCCTGAATGTCGTGTAATTCAATAAGCTTTGGCAATCTATGTTCAAGAGCAGCTTCTATCTCGCCAGTGTCTTCACGTAACTCAGGTGGGATGTAAGGTAATCCCAGCAAATTGTATATATCTTCTTCCTCCTTCCCCCCTAATTTTTTGTCATCTTTTTCCCTGTAAATTCCATATTCATTTATCTTCATACCAAATTTAGAGGCCATCTCTCTCAACCTTATATTATGAGTTTTACTGCCTGTGAAATAAGCGAGTGCTGCACCAAAACTATCTTCTTCTACGACGCGAAGATCAACCTGAAGCCCTTCGTGAATTATGATGCTTGATTTTGTTGGACCGTGCATAATTATATCTTTTACATGAGGCATGTGTATAAAAACATTCATAACTGTCTTAGAATCTCCTGATGTAGCAAGGATATCTATATCTTTGATAGTATCTTTCCATCGTCTGATACTTCCAGCTATACTGATTCTATTTACAGGGGCTTTATTTTTTAAATATTCATAAATATCATTTGCTATAGGGAGGACTTTTCCCAGAGGCTGCCTTTCCATTCCTCTTTTCAGCATCTCAATGCCTTTCAGGATATTCTCTTCTGTCTTTTCCTTAATCCCCGGCAACCTGCTCAATTTATGATTAAGTGCATGACGCTCAAGGTCATTCAAATCTTTTATCTTAAGCCTCTCAAAAAGCAACTTTGCTGTTTTAGGTCCAAGGCCCGGGACAGATAGCAGTATGCTCAGTCCTTCTGGCACTTCTCTTTTTAAATCTTCATAAAACTGAAGTCTTCCTGTTCTGATATATTCATTTATCTTGCCAGCCAGATCTTCACCTATACCAGGTATTTTCAGGAGTTCAATC is a genomic window of Nitrospirota bacterium containing:
- the polX gene encoding DNA polymerase/3'-5' exonuclease PolX is translated as MKNHEIAEIFNNIADLLEIKGENPFRIRAYRRAAMNIEAFSKDVAETSKIELLKIPGIGEDLAGKINEYIRTGRLQFYEDLKREVPEGLSILLSVPGLGPKTAKLLFERLKIKDLNDLERHALNHKLSRLPGIKEKTEENILKGIEMLKRGMERQPLGKVLPIANDIYEYLKNKAPVNRISIAGSIRRWKDTIKDIDILATSGDSKTVMNVFIHMPHVKDIIMHGPTKSSIIIHEGLQVDLRVVEEDSFGAALAYFTGSKTHNIRLREMASKFGMKINEYGIYREKDDKKLGGKEEEDIYNLLGLPYIPPELREDTGEIEAALEHRLPKLIELHDIQGDLHVHTKRSDGSHDFDELIEEAKKRGYKYIAITDHSKGLGIARGLTVERLMEEKKEIEALNKKLRGFKLISGTEVDVKSNGELDFADEVLKEMEIVVASIHSGFRQSKSQITKRLISAMKNPYVSIIAHPTGRLIGEREPYDVDIEEIFKAAKETKTVLEINAYPLRLDLNDVYAKKAKEMGIPLVICTDTHITSQFDYMSYGVSIARRGWLEKKDVLNTLSYEMVLRRMKKGVLK